The following are encoded in a window of Bacillota bacterium genomic DNA:
- the murA gene encoding UDP-N-acetylglucosamine 1-carboxyvinyltransferase, whose protein sequence is MESLVIRGGQPLHGRVRVGGAKNASLPVIAASLLAPGLSRIEDVPDLRDVDTMCGVLSALGARTSRTGNTVAVDASDVSSAESPYDLVRAMRASFLVMGPLLARTGRVKISLPGGCAIGSRPIDLHLKGFAALGAQIDMSFGQIEAHARSLSGARVYLDFPSVGATENIMMAAVLASGVTTIENAAQEPEVVDLANFLNSMGAKVRGAGTTVLKIEGVEGLSPTNHMVIPDRIEAATFMVAAAITRGSLAVDNVVIEHLKPIAAKLREAGAEVLEDPEGTVQVTADRRLTGVDVKTMPYPGFPTDAQAQFMSLMSLCEGSSVITETVFENRFMHVPELVRMGAKIKIDGRSALIDGQTSLSGAQVRCTDLRAGAALVLAGLAADGETEISDVFHLDRGYERIEVRLAAAGADVRRVSAGDVARAV, encoded by the coding sequence GTGGAATCACTGGTGATCAGGGGTGGACAACCCCTTCACGGCAGGGTGCGCGTGGGAGGAGCGAAGAACGCTTCTCTTCCAGTGATAGCAGCATCTCTCCTGGCTCCCGGGCTTTCGAGAATTGAGGATGTCCCAGATCTGCGGGATGTCGACACCATGTGTGGGGTTCTTTCCGCCCTAGGTGCCCGGACATCGAGGACGGGCAACACGGTGGCTGTCGACGCATCTGATGTGTCTTCCGCAGAATCGCCATACGATCTAGTTCGCGCCATGCGCGCTTCTTTTCTTGTGATGGGCCCGCTTCTCGCCCGAACCGGCAGGGTGAAGATTTCCCTGCCCGGCGGATGCGCCATCGGCTCCCGCCCCATAGACCTTCACCTTAAGGGGTTTGCAGCACTCGGCGCCCAGATAGATATGTCCTTCGGGCAGATTGAGGCACACGCGCGATCACTCTCTGGGGCCCGGGTGTATTTGGATTTCCCGAGTGTCGGAGCAACAGAGAACATAATGATGGCTGCGGTCCTCGCGTCCGGAGTTACTACAATCGAGAACGCGGCCCAAGAGCCCGAAGTCGTTGACTTGGCCAACTTCCTGAATTCCATGGGCGCCAAGGTTCGGGGAGCAGGAACCACAGTCCTCAAGATCGAGGGCGTTGAGGGCCTGTCCCCAACCAACCACATGGTCATACCTGATCGCATTGAGGCGGCCACGTTCATGGTGGCGGCGGCAATAACTCGTGGGTCGCTCGCAGTGGACAATGTGGTCATAGAACACCTGAAACCCATCGCAGCCAAACTCCGGGAGGCGGGAGCGGAGGTCCTAGAGGACCCTGAAGGAACGGTGCAGGTGACAGCGGACCGCAGGCTCACCGGCGTGGACGTGAAGACAATGCCCTACCCGGGCTTCCCCACAGACGCTCAGGCTCAGTTCATGTCCTTGATGTCTCTGTGCGAAGGGTCTTCAGTCATCACGGAGACGGTGTTTGAGAACAGGTTCATGCACGTCCCAGAGCTTGTAAGGATGGGCGCGAAGATCAAGATCGACGGGAGGTCCGCTCTCATTGACGGTCAGACGTCCCTGAGCGGGGCGCAGGTCAGGTGCACGGACCTCCGGGCAGGAGCAGCGCTCGTTCTTGCGGGCCTTGCAGCAGACGGGGAGACTGAGATCTCTGATGTCTTTCACTTGGATCGCGGATACGAGAGGATTGAGGTGAGACTGGCAGCTGCAGGCGCGGACGTCCGACGTGTGTCGGCCGGGGATGTCGCGAGGGCAGTCTAA
- the spoIID gene encoding stage II sporulation protein D codes for MVRVVGVVALLCAFAIVGIPSAIAFLIGRQLAVEQPGEILVSMLDQATGELVRMALEDYLVGVVAAEMPAAFEIEALKAQAVAARTYTLKKITANRRDPSPAHPGADVCTDAAHCQAWSSREDLMARWGLAGYIGNIRKIVGAVEATSGLVMTYEGELIDAVYHASCGGATEDAANVWGRPIPYLVSVKCDYERPERTFRETISVTPAELLAALGLQNYTLPATASGVQIPAMTPTARAKTVSVFGLSVPATELRRALGLKSTRMSVSARSGKIEFTTSGYGHGVGLCQYGADGMARQGATFDQILKHYYTGVQIQRISPER; via the coding sequence GTGGTAAGAGTCGTGGGTGTAGTGGCGCTATTGTGTGCTTTCGCGATTGTTGGGATCCCCAGTGCGATAGCATTCCTGATCGGAAGGCAACTTGCGGTGGAACAGCCTGGGGAGATCCTCGTCTCAATGCTCGACCAGGCAACGGGGGAACTAGTCAGGATGGCATTGGAAGACTACCTGGTCGGAGTGGTGGCCGCGGAGATGCCCGCAGCTTTCGAGATCGAGGCGTTGAAAGCTCAGGCCGTCGCAGCCAGGACCTATACTCTGAAGAAGATTACGGCGAACAGACGAGATCCGAGCCCCGCACACCCCGGCGCAGATGTCTGCACAGATGCCGCGCACTGTCAGGCGTGGAGTTCGCGCGAGGACCTAATGGCAAGGTGGGGGCTGGCAGGCTACATAGGAAACATCCGAAAGATCGTGGGAGCAGTCGAGGCCACATCCGGCCTGGTCATGACCTATGAGGGGGAGCTCATTGACGCGGTGTATCACGCATCGTGCGGTGGTGCCACTGAGGATGCCGCCAACGTCTGGGGTCGCCCCATCCCATATCTTGTCTCTGTCAAGTGCGACTATGAGCGGCCCGAACGGACCTTTCGCGAGACCATATCGGTGACTCCGGCGGAGCTCCTGGCCGCACTCGGGCTTCAGAACTACACTCTTCCAGCTACAGCTTCGGGGGTCCAAATACCAGCCATGACCCCCACCGCACGGGCGAAGACTGTGTCAGTCTTTGGGCTGTCCGTACCTGCCACAGAACTCAGGCGGGCTCTCGGCCTCAAATCCACCAGAATGAGCGTGTCTGCCCGTTCCGGCAAGATCGAGTTCACCACCTCCGGATATGGCCATGGAGTCGGACTGTGCCAGTACGGTGCAGACGGCATGGCAAGACAGGGTGCCACCTTCGACCAGATACTCAAGCACTACTATACCGGCGTTCAGATCCAGAGAATCAGCCCTGAGCGGTAG
- a CDS encoding M23 family metallopeptidase has protein sequence MRRVKFQLRLGWLTPGTRGFKAAMALVIVAASFSAGFYMAVVRGATRGSYPMQVQAGVPSLTLRSSPLESSSNELGGKSEAPASQDGGSSLAAENKTAPVPEEMQLPVRGKVVGEYGWRRDPVYADWRFNPGVEIACPPGSTVRAALSGKVTGIQRGAQVGVAVTIRHAGGLETRYDNLTSAWVREGDEVSQGDPIGEVGPVGSAGGSVLLFQVLSFGEVRDPIGCVGQRF, from the coding sequence ATGCGCAGGGTCAAGTTCCAGCTCAGGCTCGGCTGGTTGACACCGGGAACTCGAGGCTTCAAGGCAGCGATGGCCCTCGTGATTGTCGCCGCATCGTTCTCCGCAGGGTTTTACATGGCTGTCGTCCGAGGGGCGACCCGTGGCTCTTACCCCATGCAGGTGCAGGCTGGTGTACCGTCTTTGACCCTCCGGAGTTCTCCGTTGGAGAGCTCATCGAACGAGCTGGGCGGGAAGTCTGAGGCCCCGGCCTCTCAAGACGGGGGATCCAGTCTGGCAGCTGAGAACAAGACTGCCCCTGTCCCTGAGGAGATGCAGTTGCCCGTAAGAGGCAAGGTCGTGGGGGAGTACGGGTGGCGGCGTGATCCAGTCTACGCCGACTGGAGGTTTAACCCGGGAGTTGAGATTGCCTGCCCGCCGGGGTCCACCGTCCGGGCAGCACTCTCCGGGAAGGTGACTGGCATTCAAAGAGGCGCGCAAGTGGGTGTCGCGGTGACGATTAGGCACGCAGGTGGCCTCGAGACCCGGTATGACAACCTGACTTCGGCTTGGGTCCGGGAAGGAGATGAAGTGTCTCAGGGAGACCCCATTGGAGAAGTCGGACCAGTGGGGAGCGCGGGCGGATCTGTCCTTCTCTTCCAGGTCCTGAGCTTCGGAGAGGTGAGAGACCCCATAGGCTGCGTAGGCCAGCGGTTCTAG
- the spoIIID gene encoding sporulation transcriptional regulator SpoIIID — translation MREYIRRRVLEITDHIIQTRATVRQTARLFNVSKSTVHKDVTERLPSINKQLARKIKKILDQNKAERHIRGGEATRKKYRTTSG, via the coding sequence ATGAGGGAGTACATTCGCCGGCGCGTGCTTGAGATAACTGATCACATCATCCAAACCAGAGCGACGGTACGTCAGACAGCGCGCCTGTTCAATGTGAGCAAGAGCACCGTTCACAAGGATGTCACAGAGAGGCTTCCCTCAATAAACAAGCAGCTTGCGCGGAAAATTAAGAAGATTTTGGATCAGAATAAGGCCGAGCGACACATCAGGGGTGGGGAGGCCACGCGGAAGAAGTACCGAACGACCTCGGGGTAG
- a CDS encoding rod shape-determining protein has product MFWSGLDIGIDLGTASVLVYVRGRGIVLRETSVVAFDEETGRVVAVGDQARDMIGRNPSCYRVVRPMKDGVIADYDVTLTMLRYLISRVAGKRPLLRPRVAVCVPARVTSVERRAVLEATVEAGAKQTFLIEEPMAAAIGAGLDVSGPVGNIIVDVGGGTTDIAVISLGGLVVCDSLRVGGDKCDDAIIRFVRKEHNLMIGDRTAEEIKIRIGAAIPGICDLWMEVRGRDLVTGLPRVVTITSDDVAAALAEPIGAMVEGVRGVLERTPPELSVDIADRGIVLTGGGSLLKGFDRLLSDETGVPACVAEDPITCVVRGTGKFLEGLEGMRGRAVREGMVVASRSV; this is encoded by the coding sequence ATGTTCTGGTCCGGCCTGGACATAGGAATCGACCTTGGAACCGCAAGTGTCCTGGTCTATGTGCGCGGCCGCGGGATCGTGCTCCGCGAGACGTCTGTGGTGGCTTTCGATGAGGAGACCGGACGTGTGGTCGCCGTTGGTGATCAGGCGAGGGACATGATCGGAAGGAACCCTTCGTGCTACAGAGTGGTCCGACCCATGAAGGACGGTGTCATTGCTGACTATGACGTGACACTGACTATGCTGCGCTACCTGATCAGCCGGGTGGCGGGGAAGCGCCCGCTGCTAAGACCGAGGGTAGCAGTATGCGTGCCGGCACGGGTCACCAGTGTGGAGCGGCGAGCCGTTCTTGAGGCCACAGTCGAGGCAGGCGCGAAGCAGACGTTTCTCATCGAGGAGCCCATGGCGGCCGCGATAGGGGCCGGTCTTGACGTATCCGGTCCGGTAGGAAACATAATCGTGGATGTCGGGGGAGGGACCACCGACATCGCAGTGATCTCTCTTGGAGGACTTGTAGTGTGTGATTCACTCCGGGTCGGGGGCGACAAGTGCGACGACGCCATCATCAGGTTCGTACGCAAGGAACACAACCTGATGATCGGCGACCGGACCGCCGAGGAGATCAAGATCAGGATAGGAGCCGCGATTCCTGGCATCTGCGACCTGTGGATGGAGGTGCGCGGACGCGACCTTGTGACGGGTCTGCCAAGGGTGGTCACTATTACATCGGACGATGTGGCGGCCGCCCTCGCCGAGCCGATCGGGGCGATGGTGGAAGGCGTCAGGGGCGTCCTGGAGCGCACTCCTCCGGAGCTTTCGGTGGATATCGCGGATCGAGGTATCGTCCTGACCGGTGGAGGATCGCTTCTTAAAGGGTTCGATCGACTTCTCAGCGATGAGACCGGAGTGCCGGCCTGCGTCGCGGAGGACCCCATCACGTGTGTAGTGCGTGGAACCGGTAAGTTCCTCGAAGGCCTTGAGGGAATGCGCGGGCGTGCAGTGAGGGAAGGGATGGTGGTGGCGAGCAGATCCGTGTAA
- a CDS encoding translocation/assembly module TamB, whose product MKRAAIAVLGICVLLALAVALSNDVLIDLGRGFVEAELGRVLGVSEVRVGGVTASGLRSVTLSDISAGHGIRLDRLTLEYRFRDLLSKRTRGLASITRVVASGVRVDWGIAAGELFSGTQDSPAERREDFHSLREANRFSGTLTVHDAAIVVPAPEGGGMVTLADLRAAPSLRESRSSVRDWAISARFLEYARAGSEDLGVRELIHRAVDLALTDLTAVLSLDTSTYTLEVRDLDGQVLGGRVAGSVSVTPHGSGYGAHGELRLFGIDLGGSEVDSAEATFDAREDRVVLSSVRFTAAGVEAAGEITVGPGGAVEASGLLQRGAQVDVSLNPDGGKAWRVGFVFSGSGGRGEAGTILEGELQVTSAELGSVVFPDTALGLTARLAPTGLEVDLQGDGYGLEALSAGLGAPGMVSGWVDWSARLRFQPREDRCAGLESSIRARLEIAGGTIRAALWPQEVTDLSGEIDVGEDGVTVRSLAGNIGGGQITLIGPLRRLTILAQNVRLHHQFIHGTADARLDLAGVTAPGGDRLRVAGSVDLRHSQVDVTALAASGGGALPDMDIDLDVSIGEGVRLVGDGFWASMRPGQVKLAGAMSKPQVTGTVEVDEGEVTVYGAPFELVQGWVDFPEDSGVRPELHFVARDHTTGSDITATVSGTPGGPGGRMRISLESDPPMREDDIMMKLMEARMRLFLVDSLGRVIESISDSDITPSPSRETVRKETSTGSRIEIPTIYPKL is encoded by the coding sequence ATGAAACGCGCAGCTATAGCTGTATTGGGAATATGCGTTCTTCTGGCTCTGGCCGTGGCGCTCTCGAATGATGTACTGATCGACCTCGGTCGCGGCTTCGTCGAGGCCGAACTCGGGCGTGTTCTCGGAGTCTCTGAAGTCCGGGTGGGTGGGGTCACTGCGTCAGGCCTGAGATCAGTCACGCTTTCGGACATATCGGCCGGACACGGCATACGGTTGGACCGGCTGACTCTGGAATACCGCTTTCGTGACCTTCTCAGCAAGAGAACAAGAGGCCTGGCCAGCATAACGCGGGTGGTGGCATCCGGCGTCCGGGTAGACTGGGGAATAGCCGCGGGCGAGCTATTCTCCGGCACCCAGGATTCCCCTGCAGAACGACGGGAGGACTTTCATTCGTTGAGGGAGGCCAACCGTTTTTCCGGCACCCTCACGGTACATGACGCGGCTATCGTGGTCCCGGCTCCTGAAGGAGGCGGCATGGTCACTCTGGCGGATCTACGTGCTGCTCCTTCCCTGCGGGAGAGCCGGTCCTCCGTCAGAGATTGGGCCATCTCCGCACGGTTCCTGGAGTACGCGCGGGCCGGCAGCGAGGACCTCGGTGTCAGAGAACTCATTCACCGGGCTGTAGATTTGGCACTGACAGATCTGACTGCGGTCCTCAGTCTGGACACTTCCACATACACTCTCGAAGTCCGTGATCTTGACGGGCAAGTGCTTGGCGGCCGGGTGGCGGGGTCGGTGTCCGTCACGCCACACGGTAGTGGGTACGGGGCCCACGGTGAGCTGCGCCTGTTCGGAATCGACCTCGGCGGCTCCGAAGTCGATTCCGCAGAGGCGACCTTCGACGCCAGAGAAGACAGGGTTGTGCTCTCCTCTGTGCGATTCACCGCGGCCGGAGTGGAGGCCGCCGGGGAAATCACCGTCGGGCCTGGGGGAGCGGTTGAAGCGTCAGGTTTGCTACAGAGGGGCGCACAGGTCGACGTCTCCCTCAACCCGGACGGCGGCAAGGCGTGGCGAGTCGGGTTTGTCTTCTCGGGGTCCGGTGGCCGGGGTGAGGCCGGGACCATTCTCGAGGGCGAACTGCAGGTAACCTCGGCCGAATTGGGCTCGGTGGTGTTTCCCGACACGGCCCTAGGGCTCACTGCCAGACTCGCCCCCACGGGGCTGGAAGTTGACCTGCAAGGTGACGGATATGGGCTGGAGGCTCTCTCCGCCGGTCTCGGAGCTCCGGGGATGGTCTCGGGCTGGGTGGATTGGAGCGCCCGCCTGCGGTTCCAGCCGCGTGAGGACCGGTGTGCGGGGCTGGAGTCATCCATCCGCGCGAGACTGGAAATCGCGGGCGGTACCATACGAGCGGCATTATGGCCCCAGGAGGTGACGGACCTTTCCGGGGAGATTGATGTCGGGGAGGACGGGGTCACGGTGCGCTCGCTCGCGGGGAACATCGGAGGTGGCCAGATCACTCTCATTGGGCCTCTGCGCAGACTCACAATCCTGGCCCAGAATGTGCGCCTGCATCACCAGTTTATCCACGGAACCGCCGACGCCAGGCTGGACCTGGCAGGGGTGACCGCACCCGGGGGCGACCGTCTACGGGTTGCGGGCAGTGTTGACCTGCGCCATTCCCAGGTGGACGTGACTGCTCTCGCAGCTTCCGGTGGCGGTGCCCTCCCTGACATGGATATCGACCTTGATGTGAGCATAGGAGAGGGCGTGCGCCTGGTAGGTGACGGGTTCTGGGCATCCATGAGACCTGGCCAAGTCAAGCTGGCTGGCGCCATGAGCAAGCCCCAGGTGACAGGAACGGTCGAGGTCGACGAGGGAGAAGTGACAGTGTACGGTGCCCCGTTCGAACTCGTACAGGGGTGGGTGGACTTCCCCGAAGACTCAGGAGTCAGGCCCGAACTCCACTTCGTTGCGCGCGACCACACCACGGGAAGTGATATAACGGCCACTGTGTCAGGAACACCCGGCGGGCCGGGCGGGAGGATGCGCATATCTCTAGAGTCAGACCCCCCGATGCGGGAGGATGACATAATGATGAAACTTATGGAGGCACGAATGCGTCTATTCCTTGTGGACAGCCTTGGACGGGTGATCGAATCCATCTCAGATTCTGACATCACACCCTCCCCATCCCGAGAGACCGTGAGGAAGGAAACCAGTACGGGGAGTAGAATAGAGATTCCGACCATCTATCCAAAACTCTGA
- a CDS encoding BamA/TamA family outer membrane protein, producing the protein MIQALARRSVGAVLAALLVVLAFAGVSSAAPGVIGKVTAIDVDGNQRIDSETILGAVPIKVGDDLTEDAINRAFTAIDALGWFSDLGANTEPYLGGVKLIFMVREFPNLRSVSIAGNQLIGTEELLGLMGSKVNTQVNAATVRKDIQAIGKYYQDKGYWVSIEPTLSDAGDLTIHIVEWTVAEVRVSGNEKTKTKVIQRTIETKPGEHINVNKINNDRRRIYMLGAFENVEAKVEPIQGKHEYSVEFVVTERKTGTANLGVAYSSADGFIGYVEIGDQNFLGNLQRVNVKAEFGGGKSNYQFGFFEPWVGSGKTSMGFNVYSRATEQKLTLEPTAELGQSSEDPSSGEQVKYTQRRKGADFTIGRTLSLNTKAFLKLKLENTINTAADPAFEDQVPEDGITRSLTLSAVNDMRDDLWNPSSGHRLSGSLEYAGGILGGDNNFTKIEAEGSKYVQVADGHILAARLAAGYGFGDLPEQEKFKLGGAGTIRGYKYGDFHGDRMGVLNAEYRFRIVKNLQGVVFCDIGQAWEQGSSFEIGDTKVGYGAGIRVMIPNFGLLRLDYGIGENGGQTYFSFGQSF; encoded by the coding sequence TTGATCCAAGCTCTTGCCAGGAGATCCGTGGGCGCGGTGCTGGCGGCCCTACTAGTGGTCCTGGCCTTCGCCGGCGTATCGAGCGCGGCCCCGGGAGTGATCGGAAAGGTGACCGCGATCGATGTAGATGGCAACCAGCGGATCGATTCCGAGACCATACTGGGCGCTGTGCCCATCAAAGTGGGAGACGATCTTACCGAGGACGCAATCAACCGTGCATTCACGGCCATCGATGCCCTAGGGTGGTTCTCAGACCTCGGCGCGAACACCGAGCCATATCTCGGCGGTGTCAAGCTCATCTTCATGGTCCGCGAGTTCCCGAATCTCCGATCGGTGTCCATAGCAGGGAACCAGCTCATTGGGACCGAGGAACTCCTGGGATTGATGGGCTCTAAGGTTAACACGCAGGTAAATGCGGCTACCGTCCGCAAGGACATCCAGGCTATCGGCAAGTATTATCAGGACAAGGGATACTGGGTCAGCATCGAACCTACTCTGTCAGACGCGGGTGACCTCACCATACACATTGTGGAGTGGACGGTCGCTGAGGTCCGGGTAAGCGGGAACGAGAAGACCAAGACGAAAGTGATCCAGCGCACAATCGAGACAAAGCCGGGTGAGCACATCAACGTCAACAAGATCAACAACGACCGTCGACGGATCTACATGTTGGGAGCGTTCGAGAACGTCGAGGCCAAGGTAGAGCCGATTCAGGGGAAGCACGAGTACTCGGTTGAGTTTGTGGTGACCGAACGCAAGACCGGAACCGCCAACTTGGGTGTAGCTTACAGCTCTGCTGACGGGTTCATAGGCTACGTCGAGATCGGCGACCAGAACTTCCTCGGGAACCTGCAGAGAGTCAACGTCAAGGCCGAATTCGGCGGGGGGAAGAGCAACTACCAGTTCGGGTTCTTCGAGCCGTGGGTCGGGTCCGGCAAGACCTCCATGGGCTTCAACGTCTACAGCCGGGCGACCGAGCAGAAACTCACTTTGGAGCCTACTGCGGAACTTGGTCAGTCTTCGGAGGACCCCTCTTCGGGTGAGCAGGTCAAGTACACTCAGCGCCGGAAAGGGGCGGACTTCACCATCGGCCGGACACTCTCCCTGAACACCAAGGCATTCCTCAAGCTCAAGCTGGAGAACACCATTAACACTGCTGCGGATCCAGCCTTCGAGGACCAGGTTCCTGAAGACGGCATCACACGCAGCCTTACCCTGTCGGCCGTGAACGACATGCGAGACGATCTCTGGAACCCCAGCTCAGGCCATAGGCTCTCCGGTTCTCTGGAGTATGCTGGTGGGATTCTGGGAGGAGACAACAACTTCACCAAGATCGAGGCTGAGGGTTCGAAGTATGTCCAGGTAGCTGACGGCCACATACTGGCAGCGCGGCTGGCTGCCGGGTACGGCTTCGGCGATCTCCCGGAGCAGGAGAAGTTTAAGCTGGGTGGAGCAGGGACGATTCGGGGCTACAAGTACGGGGATTTCCACGGGGACCGCATGGGCGTCCTCAATGCAGAGTACCGGTTCAGGATCGTCAAGAACCTTCAGGGCGTAGTCTTCTGCGACATCGGGCAAGCGTGGGAGCAAGGCTCCAGCTTCGAAATCGGGGACACCAAGGTCGGCTATGGTGCCGGCATCCGTGTGATGATACCCAATTTCGGCCTGCTGCGACTGGACTACGGTATCGGAGAAAACGGCGGACAGACCTACTTCAGTTTCGGGCAATCCTTCTAG
- a CDS encoding OmpH family outer membrane protein gives MLKALPKSLAIILISSLVIGVGAGLTNLAVSRAAGEAAVIGKIDGPKLKQEFPAMKAAWDAIAKQKAALEKELNSKAEGQDEETKKQLLDQYNTKYNEYARTQLEPAAKALENAIAAAAKEKGVNVVIDTNVVHLGGIDLTDLVMKKGTK, from the coding sequence ATGTTGAAGGCTCTTCCCAAGTCTCTGGCAATCATACTGATTTCTTCCCTCGTGATCGGCGTCGGGGCAGGCCTTACCAACTTGGCCGTTTCCCGGGCCGCAGGCGAAGCAGCCGTGATAGGCAAGATCGACGGACCCAAGCTTAAGCAGGAGTTCCCAGCCATGAAGGCTGCCTGGGATGCCATCGCCAAGCAGAAGGCCGCTCTCGAGAAAGAACTCAACTCCAAGGCGGAAGGACAGGATGAGGAGACCAAGAAGCAGCTGCTCGACCAGTACAACACCAAGTACAACGAGTACGCCCGAACTCAGCTGGAGCCTGCGGCCAAGGCGCTCGAGAATGCCATTGCAGCCGCTGCCAAAGAGAAGGGTGTGAACGTGGTCATCGATACCAATGTCGTTCATCTCGGCGGGATCGACCTGACCGACCTGGTCATGAAGAAAGGCACGAAGTAG